In the Campylobacter concisus genome, one interval contains:
- a CDS encoding DUF523 domain-containing protein: MREKILISACLVGINCKFNGENNLLNKDVLDEISKRYHLLFVCPEVYGGLSTPREPAEMKNGAVICKFSGKDVSENFKKGAEICLKIAKLNGCKKAILKSKSPSCGSGQIYDGSFSKRLILGDGITAKLLKENEILVYSEDEIVGL, translated from the coding sequence TTGAGAGAAAAAATCTTAATAAGCGCTTGCCTAGTCGGCATAAATTGTAAATTTAACGGCGAAAATAATCTTTTAAATAAAGATGTTTTAGATGAAATTTCAAAGAGATATCATCTGCTTTTTGTTTGTCCTGAAGTTTACGGGGGGCTTAGCACGCCAAGAGAGCCAGCTGAGATGAAAAATGGTGCAGTTATTTGTAAATTTTCAGGTAAAGATGTGAGTGAAAATTTTAAAAAAGGAGCAGAAATTTGCCTAAAGATAGCCAAACTAAATGGTTGCAAAAAGGCTATTTTAAAATCAAAAAGTCCAAGTTGTGGAAGTGGGCAAATTTATGATGGAAGCTTTAGCAAGAGGCTTATTTTAGGCGATGGCATCACAGCAAAACTGCTAAAAGAAAATGAAATTTTAGTTTACAGCGAAGATGAGATAGTGGGGCTTTAA
- a CDS encoding D-amino acid aminotransferase, giving the protein MADQALQTVFLNGEFLQKDEAKVSAFDRGFIFGDGVYEVVPVINSKMVDKDGFWARFERSLNEIDINLPYEKEKFEAILNEIISKNALKEGGIYMQVTRGVAFRNFYFIENLTPSVFIFCYESEILNNPTAKTGIKVVSVEDIRWKRRDIKSISLLAQCYAKNEAHKKGADEGFMVENGFVTEGCSSSAFIIKDKTLITKPLSNEILPGIRRMRLLKIAKDIGLKIEERKFSMDEVYNADEVFISAATLILLPVVYADGKAINGAKVGEISSKLREIYAGELLKEAGL; this is encoded by the coding sequence ATGGCAGATCAAGCTTTGCAAACCGTCTTTTTAAACGGAGAATTTTTGCAAAAAGATGAAGCAAAAGTTAGTGCTTTTGATAGAGGATTTATATTTGGTGATGGAGTTTATGAGGTTGTGCCTGTGATAAATTCAAAAATGGTTGATAAAGATGGATTTTGGGCGAGATTTGAAAGAAGCTTAAATGAGATAGATATAAATTTGCCCTACGAAAAGGAAAAATTTGAAGCGATCTTAAACGAGATAATCTCCAAAAATGCCTTAAAAGAGGGCGGAATTTATATGCAAGTAACAAGAGGTGTGGCGTTTAGAAATTTCTATTTTATAGAAAATTTAACACCAAGTGTCTTTATTTTTTGTTACGAGAGTGAAATTTTAAACAATCCTACTGCAAAAACTGGCATAAAAGTCGTGAGTGTCGAGGATATCAGGTGGAAAAGGCGCGACATCAAATCTATCTCGCTTCTAGCTCAGTGCTATGCTAAAAATGAAGCTCACAAAAAAGGCGCAGACGAGGGCTTTATGGTGGAAAATGGCTTTGTCACAGAGGGCTGTAGCTCGAGCGCTTTTATCATCAAGGATAAAACTTTAATCACAAAACCGCTTTCAAATGAAATTTTGCCAGGAATTCGCCGTATGAGACTTTTAAAGATCGCTAAAGATATTGGCCTTAAGATAGAGGAGCGAAAATTTAGTATGGATGAAGTTTATAATGCTGATGAAGTCTTTATCTCGGCTGCTACGCTCATACTCTTACCAGTCGTTTATGCTGATGGTAAGGCGATAAATGGCGCAAAAGTAGGAGAAATTTCAAGCAAACTTCGTGAAATTTATGCTGGTGAACTTTTAAAAGAAGCCGGACTTTGA
- the rsmH gene encoding 16S rRNA (cytosine(1402)-N(4))-methyltransferase RsmH: MQSPHISVLLDEVLSFFKNLNGNFIDCTLGYAGHSSAILSQNENLNLIACDRDNEAINFSLKKLEPFGSRVKIYKSNFSELTSKLSQEEILNVRGILADIGVSSLQIDKDDRGFSLGSSTLDMRMDKERNFSAFDVVNDYSFDELVGIFRDYGELKNAAGIANKIINARNFGKITSAKELANLIGTAQIKGRGVSPAILAFQAIRIEVNGELDELTNLLDSIEKCGFKDCLVAIITFHSLEDRIVKERFKRWANSCICLPGVYRCECGNNHELGEILTKKPLTASSSELKINSRSKSAKLRVFKIKG; this comes from the coding sequence TTGCAAAGTCCACATATCAGTGTTTTACTTGATGAAGTTCTATCTTTTTTTAAAAATTTAAATGGAAATTTTATAGATTGCACGCTTGGATATGCCGGACATTCTAGTGCCATTTTATCTCAAAACGAAAATTTAAATTTAATTGCCTGTGATAGAGATAACGAAGCTATAAATTTTTCACTAAAAAAACTTGAGCCATTTGGTAGTAGGGTTAAAATTTATAAAAGTAACTTCTCTGAATTGACTAGCAAGCTAAGTCAAGAAGAAATTTTAAATGTTAGAGGAATTTTGGCTGACATTGGTGTTAGCTCGCTTCAGATAGATAAAGATGATAGGGGCTTTAGTCTTGGCTCAAGCACGCTTGATATGCGCATGGACAAAGAGCGAAATTTTAGCGCATTTGACGTTGTAAATGATTACTCTTTTGACGAGTTGGTTGGAATTTTTAGAGATTATGGCGAACTAAAAAATGCTGCCGGGATTGCGAACAAGATTATAAATGCTAGAAATTTTGGCAAGATAACGAGTGCAAAAGAGCTTGCAAATTTAATAGGTACAGCCCAGATAAAAGGGCGCGGAGTTAGTCCTGCGATACTCGCCTTTCAAGCGATTAGGATAGAGGTAAATGGTGAGCTAGATGAGCTAACAAATTTACTTGATAGTATAGAAAAATGTGGGTTTAAAGATTGTCTTGTGGCGATTATTACATTTCACTCGCTTGAAGATAGGATCGTAAAAGAGCGCTTTAAAAGATGGGCGAATAGCTGTATCTGTTTACCTGGTGTTTATAGATGTGAATGCGGAAACAATCACGAACTAGGAGAAATTTTAACCAAAAAGCCACTAACAGCAAGTAGCAGTGAGCTAAAGATAAACTCGCGAAGTAAGAGCGCAAAACTTCGAGTTTTTAAGATAAAAGGATAA
- a CDS encoding class II aldolase and adducin N-terminal domain-containing protein: protein MELEHSINEIKTISLSMFRKNFFGVFHGSISARVEKNQFIINKQNAIFDNLKDDDLTLLSSKKDYRWNEASLDADIHLNIYKNINEARFVCYAMPPYATAYAMKHEKIAPKDYFGYMRFNEILVYDPKQYDDWYERAETEIYRYMLEKNTNIIIIKGYGIYAYSRSPQLLAKEIALLENSCKLLHLTSGYSDYSI, encoded by the coding sequence ATGGAGCTAGAACACTCAATAAATGAGATAAAAACGATATCACTTTCTATGTTTAGAAAGAATTTTTTTGGCGTCTTTCACGGCTCGATTTCAGCAAGAGTCGAAAAAAATCAATTTATAATCAATAAACAAAATGCCATTTTTGATAATTTAAAAGATGATGACTTGACGCTTCTTTCATCAAAAAAAGACTATCGTTGGAATGAAGCTAGTCTTGATGCTGATATACACTTAAATATTTATAAAAATATAAATGAGGCGAGATTTGTTTGCTACGCAATGCCACCATACGCAACTGCCTACGCAATGAAACATGAAAAAATAGCACCGAAAGATTATTTTGGATATATGAGATTTAATGAAATTTTAGTCTATGATCCAAAACAATATGACGACTGGTATGAGCGTGCAGAAACTGAAATTTATAGATATATGCTAGAAAAAAATACAAATATTATTATCATTAAAGGATATGGTATTTATGCATACAGCAGAAGCCCACAACTTCTTGCAAAAGAGATAGCTTTACTAGAAAATAGCTGCAAATTGCTTCATTTAACTAGTGGTTATAGCGATTATAGTATTTAA
- a CDS encoding peptidylprolyl isomerase, translating into MLSWMQKHKKYLVVTIWVSTIAFVGAGFVGWGAYDLNSNRATSVAKVGHRNISIQELQQKYDSLYQYYNNLFDGKLTQEKANELGLQNAALQATIQENLLLNFADDIGLSVSKDDILKYIIADPTFQKDGAFDKNLYYDILRRARINPTDFEENLKLTILLDKLRTILNLPASKEDIAMMKASFFMQDKLAIQIINANQSNIKIDEKELKNLWETNKNNYMTKTIYGLETYFIESNKNDVNQTTLSDYYNENKERYKGSDDKIKSFDEVKTEVIKDYNIEKSKTDALKKYTSIKKAELATNEFISINEDNATFSLDEIKGAKVGEVIKPFTYKDGYLIVRVKSITPPQPMSFEQARAMVLEIYKDKKKKENLTTIAKESLQNFKGTDIGFISRDINGSISGLNESETRAFVSQLFETNNKKDYVILEDKAVIYDILEQRLLVDNIDNNYKQITQQNVTMLKNNELIKDLTNKLKKYYEIKEYIKR; encoded by the coding sequence ATGTTGTCTTGGATGCAAAAACATAAAAAATACCTAGTTGTTACCATTTGGGTAAGTACAATAGCCTTTGTTGGAGCAGGCTTTGTAGGCTGGGGAGCTTATGATTTAAACAGCAATCGAGCCACTTCAGTGGCAAAAGTAGGACACAGAAATATAAGTATTCAAGAACTACAACAAAAATACGATAGTTTGTATCAATACTACAATAATCTTTTTGATGGTAAATTAACGCAAGAAAAGGCCAATGAGTTAGGATTACAGAATGCTGCACTTCAGGCTACAATTCAAGAGAATTTACTATTAAATTTTGCAGACGATATAGGTCTTAGTGTTAGCAAAGATGATATTTTAAAATATATAATCGCGGATCCAACATTTCAAAAAGATGGTGCTTTTGATAAAAATTTATACTACGATATTTTAAGAAGAGCTAGAATAAACCCAACCGATTTTGAAGAAAATTTAAAACTAACAATACTACTTGATAAACTTAGAACTATTTTAAATTTACCAGCCAGCAAAGAAGACATTGCAATGATGAAAGCAAGCTTTTTTATGCAAGACAAATTAGCAATACAGATAATAAATGCTAATCAAAGTAATATAAAAATAGATGAAAAAGAGCTAAAGAATCTCTGGGAAACAAATAAAAACAACTATATGACAAAGACTATATACGGTCTTGAAACATACTTTATAGAGTCAAACAAAAATGATGTAAATCAAACTACTTTGAGTGACTACTACAACGAAAACAAGGAGAGATATAAAGGCTCTGATGATAAAATCAAATCATTTGACGAAGTAAAGACTGAAGTTATTAAAGACTACAATATCGAGAAAAGCAAGACTGATGCTTTAAAAAAATATACCTCTATAAAAAAAGCTGAGCTTGCAACAAATGAATTTATTAGTATAAATGAAGATAATGCAACATTCTCGCTTGATGAAATAAAAGGTGCAAAAGTTGGTGAGGTTATAAAACCATTTACATATAAAGATGGATATTTAATAGTTAGAGTAAAAAGCATAACTCCTCCACAGCCTATGAGTTTTGAACAAGCAAGAGCAATGGTACTTGAAATTTACAAAGATAAAAAGAAAAAAGAAAACTTAACAACCATAGCGAAAGAGTCTTTACAAAATTTCAAAGGTACTGATATAGGCTTTATCAGTAGAGATATAAATGGCTCTATCTCAGGACTAAATGAAAGTGAAACTAGAGCTTTTGTTTCTCAACTTTTTGAAACTAACAACAAAAAAGATTATGTTATATTAGAAGATAAGGCCGTTATATACGATATTTTGGAACAAAGGTTGCTTGTAGATAATATAGATAATAATTATAAACAAATAACACAGCAAAACGTTACAATGCTTAAAAATAATGAGTTAATAAAAGATTTAACAAACAAACTGAAAAAATACTATGAAATTAAAGAATATATCAAAAGGTAA
- the ftsA gene encoding cell division protein FtsA encodes MSTKILGIDIGSFQICAVIAQHDENDIKIIGIGTEKTQGIRKGVITNIEQAAKSIKNALIEAQRVAGTRYEKVIVSISGAYTKSVDSSGVVNIPNHEIGIKEIERAMQMADHTADIPHEYEKLHVLPYNFKVDGQEHIEDPIGMNGSRLEVQTHIVTVQKSSISNLRKAVNLAGVQLDNIVLSGYASAIATLTKDEKELGAALVDMGGATCNLVVHSGNSIRYNEFLPVGSANITNDLSMALHTPLPKAEEIKLGYGALINKSVDLIELPILGDETKSHEVSLDIISNVIYARAEETLMVLAKMLEDSGYKDSIGAGIILTGGMTKLEGIRDLASAIFDKMPVRIAKPKEMDGLFEILRDPANSCAIGLCLYGAGNFSPYEIDSEKKMRYQGEIASKPKANFRNVFVEEENVQNFGQEVQDPNEKEDSFSDKDFELEIANKSKNKEELANIADISKQEKKPNAFAKFWYSITQLF; translated from the coding sequence TTGAGTACAAAAATTTTAGGTATAGATATCGGCTCTTTCCAGATTTGTGCAGTAATAGCACAACATGATGAAAATGACATTAAGATAATTGGAATTGGAACTGAAAAAACACAAGGAATAAGAAAAGGTGTTATAACCAATATTGAGCAAGCTGCAAAGTCAATAAAAAATGCATTGATAGAAGCACAAAGAGTTGCAGGAACACGCTATGAAAAAGTCATAGTTTCTATTTCTGGTGCGTATACAAAAAGCGTTGACAGTAGTGGTGTAGTGAATATACCAAATCATGAAATAGGCATAAAAGAGATCGAACGTGCTATGCAAATGGCTGATCATACAGCTGATATACCTCATGAGTATGAAAAACTACATGTTCTTCCTTATAATTTTAAAGTAGATGGACAAGAACATATTGAAGATCCAATAGGCATGAATGGTAGTAGGCTAGAAGTTCAAACACATATTGTTACAGTACAAAAGTCATCTATTAGCAACCTAAGAAAAGCCGTAAATTTAGCAGGTGTTCAACTAGATAACATAGTCCTTTCAGGATATGCTTCTGCGATAGCAACATTAACAAAAGATGAGAAAGAACTTGGTGCCGCACTTGTTGATATGGGTGGTGCGACTTGTAATCTTGTGGTACATTCTGGAAATTCTATAAGATACAATGAATTTTTACCTGTTGGCTCAGCAAACATTACAAATGATCTTTCTATGGCTTTGCATACACCTCTTCCAAAGGCAGAAGAGATAAAATTAGGTTATGGCGCTTTAATAAATAAGTCAGTTGATCTAATAGAGCTTCCGATCCTTGGAGATGAAACAAAAAGCCACGAAGTTTCACTAGACATAATATCAAATGTTATATATGCCAGAGCAGAAGAAACCCTTATGGTACTTGCTAAGATGCTAGAAGATAGCGGCTATAAAGATAGCATTGGTGCTGGAATAATACTTACTGGCGGTATGACTAAGCTAGAAGGCATTAGAGATCTTGCATCCGCAATATTTGACAAAATGCCAGTTCGTATAGCAAAACCAAAAGAAATGGATGGATTATTTGAAATTTTAAGAGATCCAGCAAATTCTTGTGCTATAGGGCTTTGTTTGTATGGTGCTGGCAACTTTAGCCCATACGAAATCGATTCTGAGAAAAAAATGAGATACCAAGGGGAAATAGCCTCAAAACCGAAAGCAAATTTTAGAAATGTTTTTGTAGAAGAGGAAAATGTACAAAATTTTGGACAAGAGGTGCAGGATCCAAATGAAAAAGAGGATAGTTTTTCTGATAAAGATTTTGAATTAGAGATAGCAAATAAATCAAAAAACAAAGAAGAGCTTGCCAATATCGCAGATATTAGCAAACAAGAAAAAAAGCCAAATGCTTTTGCAAAATTTTGGTATAGTATTACACAATTATTTTAA